A single Saccopteryx bilineata isolate mSacBil1 chromosome 9, mSacBil1_pri_phased_curated, whole genome shotgun sequence DNA region contains:
- the LOC136312592 gene encoding zinc finger protein 382-like isoform X2, giving the protein MPQGSVSFKDVTVDFSQEEWQQLDTDQKALYRDVMLENYCHLISVGFHMTKPDMIRKLEEGEELWTAESIFSNQSYLEEDGKAEDALMKFKEYQDRHFRSAVLINHKRLIKERSNILGKTLTVGKNYIISKTTLHKYKSDGKVLKNISELVIRNISPVREKFGESNGWEKSLLSTKHEKIHTAMTLYKQTGRSLSDNQQLIQHQKCQTPEQSLEHNECENSFLMKGMLFTNTRTHRGERLFEYNNDGMAFIEKSNPNVHPQNLMEKKPHAYSKYGKFLCRKSIFIIHQRSRVEVKPFHCPYCGNSFRRKLYLIEHQRIHTGEKPYVCNQCGKAFRHKTALIPHEKTHIEGKPYICIDCGKSFRQKATLTSHHKIHTGEKAYECTQCGSAFIKKSYLIEHQRTHTGEKPYQCNECGKAFIQKTTLTVHQRTHTGEKPYICNECGKSFCQKTTLTRHQRIHTGGKPYICNECGKSFREKAILTAHQRIHTGEKPYICNECGKSFHRKAILTVHQRIHTGEKSNGCPQCGKAFSSKSNLIRHQKTHTGEKPYECKVCGKFFSSKSNLIVHQRTHKVEIMGI; this is encoded by the exons ATGCCTCAG GGATCAGTGTCATTCAAGGATGTGACTGTGGACTTCAGCCAGGAGGAGTGGCAGCAACTGGATACTGATCAGAAGGCCCTCTACAGGGATGTCATGTTGGAAAACTATTGCCACCTCATCTCCGTGG GGTTTCACATGACTAAGCCTGATATGATCCGCAAgttggaagaaggagaagaactATGGACCGCAGAGAGTATTTTTTCAAATCAGAGCTATTTAG AAGAAGATGGAAAAGCTGAAGATGCTTTAATGAAGTTTAAAGAATACCAAGATAGACATTTTAGATCTGCTGTACTCATCAACCACAAAAGACTAATTAAGGAAAGAAGTAATATTTTGGGTAAAACACTTACTGTAGGCAAgaattatattatttcaaaaacaacactacataaatataaatctgatggaaaggttttgaaaaatatttcagaattagTCATTAGAAATATAAGCCCTGTAAGAGAGAAGTTTGGTGAAAGTAATGGATGGGAAAAATCACTCCTCAGTACTAAGCATGAGAAAATTCATACTGCAATGACTCTCTATAAACAAACAGGAAGGAGTCTGAGTGATAATCAACAGCTTATTCAACATCAGAAGTGTCAAACTCCAGAGCAATCACTTGAACATAATGAGTGTGAAAATTCCTTCCTTATGAAAGGAATGTTATTTACGAATACTAGAACTCACAGAGGAGAAAGACTCTTTGAATACAATAATGATGGAATGGCTTTCATTGAAAAGTCAAATCCCAATGTCCATCCACAAAATCTTATGGAGAAGAAGCCCCATGCATATAGCAAATATGGGAAATTCCTCTGCCGGAAGTCCATTTTTATTATACATCAGAGATCTCGTGTAGAAGTGAAACCCTTTCATTGTCCTTATTGTGGGAATAGCTTTAGAAGGAAGTTATATCTCATTGAACATCAGCGAATTCACACAGGTGAGAAACCTTACGTTTGCAATCAGTGTGGAAAAGCTTTCCGTCATAAGACAGCCCTCATTCCTCACGAGAAAACACATATAGAGGGGAAGCCTTACATTTGTATAGATTGTGGAAAGTCCTTCCGACAGAAGGCAACTCTCACTAGCCATCACAAAATACATACCGGAGAGAAAGCCTATGAATGTACTCAATGTGGAAGTGCTTTTATAAAAAAGTCATATCTTATTGAGCATcagagaactcacacaggagagaaaccatatcaATGTAATGAATGCGGAAAGGCATTTATCCAGAAGACAACCCTCACTGTACaccaaagaactcacacaggagagaaaccctatatTTGTAATGAATGTGGAAAATCCTTCTGCCAAAAGACAACCCTCACTCgccatcaaagaattcacacagggGGAAAACCCTATATTTGTAATGAATGTGGGAAGTCCTTCCGTGAGAAGGCAATTCTCACTGCTCATCAAAGAATTCATACAGGGGAAAAACCTTATATTTGTAATGAATGTGGGAAGTCCTTCCACCGGAAGGCAATTCTCACTGTTCATCAGAGAATACATACAGGAGAGAAATCCAATGGATGTCCtcagtgtgggaaagcctttagtaGTAAATCAAATCTTATTCGCCATCAGAAaactcacacaggagaaaaaccatatgaatgTAAAGTATGTGGAAAATTCTTCAGTTCTAAGTCAAATCTCATTGTCCATCAGAGAACTCACAAGGTAGAAATCATGGGAATATAG
- the LOC136312592 gene encoding zinc finger protein 382-like isoform X1, with protein sequence MPLQGSVSFKDVTVDFSQEEWQQLDTDQKALYRDVMLENYCHLISVGFHMTKPDMIRKLEEGEELWTAESIFSNQSYLEEDGKAEDALMKFKEYQDRHFRSAVLINHKRLIKERSNILGKTLTVGKNYIISKTTLHKYKSDGKVLKNISELVIRNISPVREKFGESNGWEKSLLSTKHEKIHTAMTLYKQTGRSLSDNQQLIQHQKCQTPEQSLEHNECENSFLMKGMLFTNTRTHRGERLFEYNNDGMAFIEKSNPNVHPQNLMEKKPHAYSKYGKFLCRKSIFIIHQRSRVEVKPFHCPYCGNSFRRKLYLIEHQRIHTGEKPYVCNQCGKAFRHKTALIPHEKTHIEGKPYICIDCGKSFRQKATLTSHHKIHTGEKAYECTQCGSAFIKKSYLIEHQRTHTGEKPYQCNECGKAFIQKTTLTVHQRTHTGEKPYICNECGKSFCQKTTLTRHQRIHTGGKPYICNECGKSFREKAILTAHQRIHTGEKPYICNECGKSFHRKAILTVHQRIHTGEKSNGCPQCGKAFSSKSNLIRHQKTHTGEKPYECKVCGKFFSSKSNLIVHQRTHKVEIMGI encoded by the exons ATGCCCTTACAGGGATCAGTGTCATTCAAGGATGTGACTGTGGACTTCAGCCAGGAGGAGTGGCAGCAACTGGATACTGATCAGAAGGCCCTCTACAGGGATGTCATGTTGGAAAACTATTGCCACCTCATCTCCGTGG GGTTTCACATGACTAAGCCTGATATGATCCGCAAgttggaagaaggagaagaactATGGACCGCAGAGAGTATTTTTTCAAATCAGAGCTATTTAG AAGAAGATGGAAAAGCTGAAGATGCTTTAATGAAGTTTAAAGAATACCAAGATAGACATTTTAGATCTGCTGTACTCATCAACCACAAAAGACTAATTAAGGAAAGAAGTAATATTTTGGGTAAAACACTTACTGTAGGCAAgaattatattatttcaaaaacaacactacataaatataaatctgatggaaaggttttgaaaaatatttcagaattagTCATTAGAAATATAAGCCCTGTAAGAGAGAAGTTTGGTGAAAGTAATGGATGGGAAAAATCACTCCTCAGTACTAAGCATGAGAAAATTCATACTGCAATGACTCTCTATAAACAAACAGGAAGGAGTCTGAGTGATAATCAACAGCTTATTCAACATCAGAAGTGTCAAACTCCAGAGCAATCACTTGAACATAATGAGTGTGAAAATTCCTTCCTTATGAAAGGAATGTTATTTACGAATACTAGAACTCACAGAGGAGAAAGACTCTTTGAATACAATAATGATGGAATGGCTTTCATTGAAAAGTCAAATCCCAATGTCCATCCACAAAATCTTATGGAGAAGAAGCCCCATGCATATAGCAAATATGGGAAATTCCTCTGCCGGAAGTCCATTTTTATTATACATCAGAGATCTCGTGTAGAAGTGAAACCCTTTCATTGTCCTTATTGTGGGAATAGCTTTAGAAGGAAGTTATATCTCATTGAACATCAGCGAATTCACACAGGTGAGAAACCTTACGTTTGCAATCAGTGTGGAAAAGCTTTCCGTCATAAGACAGCCCTCATTCCTCACGAGAAAACACATATAGAGGGGAAGCCTTACATTTGTATAGATTGTGGAAAGTCCTTCCGACAGAAGGCAACTCTCACTAGCCATCACAAAATACATACCGGAGAGAAAGCCTATGAATGTACTCAATGTGGAAGTGCTTTTATAAAAAAGTCATATCTTATTGAGCATcagagaactcacacaggagagaaaccatatcaATGTAATGAATGCGGAAAGGCATTTATCCAGAAGACAACCCTCACTGTACaccaaagaactcacacaggagagaaaccctatatTTGTAATGAATGTGGAAAATCCTTCTGCCAAAAGACAACCCTCACTCgccatcaaagaattcacacagggGGAAAACCCTATATTTGTAATGAATGTGGGAAGTCCTTCCGTGAGAAGGCAATTCTCACTGCTCATCAAAGAATTCATACAGGGGAAAAACCTTATATTTGTAATGAATGTGGGAAGTCCTTCCACCGGAAGGCAATTCTCACTGTTCATCAGAGAATACATACAGGAGAGAAATCCAATGGATGTCCtcagtgtgggaaagcctttagtaGTAAATCAAATCTTATTCGCCATCAGAAaactcacacaggagaaaaaccatatgaatgTAAAGTATGTGGAAAATTCTTCAGTTCTAAGTCAAATCTCATTGTCCATCAGAGAACTCACAAGGTAGAAATCATGGGAATATAG